The Pseudanabaena sp. ABRG5-3 genome includes the window TGCTGTCGTAACATTATTATTTGCGGGGAATATTGTTTTTTCTCATGGTAGGTCTGGTGGATGGAGACCGATTGGGAAACGGAGCTTAGTTACCAAAGTTGATAAAAATATCATCTATGAAATAGACCATAAACCTGCCTTAGATTTTTATTATTATTATCTAAATATTGACGAGCCAGATTCTGTCTATCCCTTAGCAGTATTTCCACCTAATGAAGAAACCTTTTTTCTGCGCGGAGCTATTTCCTACGATAAAAATACAGGTAGCATTACTGTTTCAGGGGATATTCCTGAAAATTCGATTGTCCAAATTACTGATACCTGCCTTGAAGATGTGATTGCCGCATCACAAACTTCTTTCGCTGAGGCAAAAGCAAATTATGCAGGTCAAGCTCCAGAAGCGGCTCTTCTTTTCTCCTGCGCTTGGCGTAGACAAATTTTGGGTACTAGAGCCAATGAGGAATATCAAGCGATCGCAAATTTGTCTACACCAGCTCTCCCCAGTTGTGGATTTTATACCTATGGAGAAATTTCGCCGTTAAGTGAGCATGGACAAACTTTTTTCCATAACACAACTTTTTTAACTTTACTACTTGGTAATTAGTAAAGATGTTTTATAGAAGTTCGCATTTTTCCTAAGTTATTTGGCATAATTCAAATCCAGAAACTGCGTTGTAGGTTCTAGGATCAGCCTAATTGCAGCAAAATGGAAACTCAAAACCTATTATAAGAATTAGAATTAGTTCTGCTTTGAACCACTCATTTAGAGGTGTATTAATGGAAGAAGATGAAGCTAAAATCAAAAAATTAGAGAAAGAGAATCGGATTCTCAAAAAGAAATTAGAACGTTCAGAAATTGATCGCTCTAGTCTCGAAACTACTAATCGTAATAAAGAAACTTTGCTCAAAAAAGTGATTTGTGATTTACAGGAATATCAAGTCATTCTCGAAAAGAAAAGCCTTGATCTAGAACAAACCTTAAATGATTTATCACTTATGCAAAATAAATTAGTTGAGGCAGAAAAGATGGCAGCTTTGGGCAGTTTAGTTGCTGGTGTTGCCCATGAAATCAACACTCCTGTAGGAACAAGCATCACCCTTGCTTCTACCTTGAGGGATGAGACTCAGTTGTTAATCACATTAGTAGAAACTGGTTGTCTCAAGAAGTCACTGTTAAATCATTATATAGAAGTTGCCTCAGAAGTAAGTAGTTTAATCCTGAGTAATTTAAATCGGGCTGGTGAATTAGTGCACAGTTTTAAGCAAGTTGCTGTCGATCAAGCTAATTCCGAAAAAAGAAATTTTAAAGTCAAAGAATATATAGAAGAAGTCGTA containing:
- a CDS encoding FIST signal transduction protein, with amino-acid sequence MFKVAVGHSNDPDSLEAINETLEQCLISLGGVLPQAGILFAAIDFDYSLLLQRINDTFPNIELIGGSTDGEVSSVLEFQQDSITLMLFCSDEIEIRAAIGKNVSQNPVEIARQSIESTKQQLTLPIKFCITMIESLTTSAVSILQGFDLALGNIPIFGGATADQWRYKQTYQFYKNEVLSDAVVTLLFAGNIVFSHGRSGGWRPIGKRSLVTKVDKNIIYEIDHKPALDFYYYYLNIDEPDSVYPLAVFPPNEETFFLRGAISYDKNTGSITVSGDIPENSIVQITDTCLEDVIAASQTSFAEAKANYAGQAPEAALLFSCAWRRQILGTRANEEYQAIANLSTPALPSCGFYTYGEISPLSEHGQTFFHNTTFLTLLLGN
- a CDS encoding sensor histidine kinase codes for the protein MEEDEAKIKKLEKENRILKKKLERSEIDRSSLETTNRNKETLLKKVICDLQEYQVILEKKSLDLEQTLNDLSLMQNKLVEAEKMAALGSLVAGVAHEINTPVGTSITLASTLRDETQLLITLVETGCLKKSLLNHYIEVASEVSSLILSNLNRAGELVHSFKQVAVDQANSEKRNFKVKEYIEEVVISISPKFKQNLYKVAITGDDLINIYSYPGALAQVITNLVDNSTLHAYLPDQSGHIHIEVQKQTDQVIIKYKDDGLGIDPQISGRIFEPFFTTAREKGGTGLGLHITYNLVTQKLQGSIDCESEIGKGTLFTIALPNTINS